The genomic DNA CACTTCTATCAAATAATCGTCATCGCTACGCCCGACAAAAATCGGTTTTACCCCCAAAGCTTCCACTAAGCCATAAGGCGGTTCACAAGAAATTACAGAAGTAGCCGGAAAATCCAATTCGATTAAGCCAGTATTCTCATAATATCTAGCTGTTAACAAGCCACTTAAGGTAGAAAATCGAGCTTGACAGTTCAACGGTAACCTTTTTTCCTTATACAGAATATGGGCACTCGCCAAAGTTGCGTGACCACAAAGTTTAACCTCACTTTTAGGGGTAAACCAACGGAGTCTATATCCATCACCCTCAGGAAATAAAAAAGCTGTTTCCGATAAATTCATCTCAGCGGCTACAGACTGCATCCATTCTTCACTTCTATTCACTTCCAGAAGACAAACAGCAGCCGGATTTCCTTTATAAGGTTGCTCAGTAAAAGCGTCTACTTGATAAATAGTAACTCCCATTTCAATTCCTCCTAAAATATTTTCCCATACATAAAATCGAATTTTTCACTTGAGTGAAAAATCGGCAGCAACATTCATATAAGAGATTCCATTATCTAAAACATAGGCTTTAATCTTTAATTAACTCTTCCAAGATGAGTGCCGCATCTTTAACAAAGCCCGTGCACCTTTGATTAAGATTATTACTTCTAAAATAGTCCTGCCCCTCGCCAGTCCCAAGGTCGCAGCCTAGCAACTGCTGACAGTTTACATTACCATGTATTTCTTGGAATTTGCGGGAGAACGATTACACAAGAGCATAAGTCTTCTCCTTCGCCAATTTCTCATTATCATCATTATTAATAAATCCCATAACCATGCACGCGTCAACTGCCCCACAGGTTTGGCAAGTACGCCCCATTCCACCACCAAAGGAACGAGCTATAGTTTTAGCAGTCTTCTCATCAACCCCATATTGCTTTCCATAAGTAAGAAATATCGTTTGCGAACATGAGAGACCTTCTTTGAACCTGTTTGCTGCCTCTTCAACTAATTATTTTTCCATAATTCCCCTTTCCAACTCTATTTAATCCAGTTTTTTATCCTCTTAATGAGATTGAATGTCTATATGTTCAAACGACATAGACTTGCTCAGAACTAAATCACAATAATTCATCAAACGAAGTTTTCAATCGTTTATCTCTAGCATGCCTATCTAACGCTAACTGAATAAGCCTATCAATTAACTGACTATAGGATATCCCACTGATTTCCCATAGCTTAGGATACATACTTATATTTGTAAAACCGGGAATTGTATTGACTTCATTAACAATTAATTTATTCCCCTTCGTAAGGAAAAAGTCTACTCGGGCCATCCCTTCACAACAAAGTATTTTAAATGTTTTTGTAGCCATCTCCTGTATTGCTTCAACTATTTTAACGGGAATATTTGCTGGAATCTCAAGTAAAGCACCATTCTCATCTATATATTTCGCTTCGTATGAATAAAAATCTCTTTGAGTAATGACTTCACCAACCCCCGACGCAATCGGAACTTCATTGCCTAGTACTGCGCATTCTATTTCCCGTCCTTGGATAAATTCTTCAATTAGTACCTTATTATCAAATTCAAATGCCTTATCAAGAGCGTTTTCAAAATCAGTTTCATTTTCAACCTTACTAACGCCAACAGATGATCCAGTGTTTGCAGGTTTAATAAATAACGGTAAACCTAATTCTCGCGAGGTACTGATAAAATTGAATTTTTCACGCTCCCATGCATGGACGACGACAAACCTAGCTATTGGAACACCTTCATCTCTTAAAAGTCGCTTTGTAACATCTTTATCCATACC from Pelorhabdus rhamnosifermentans includes the following:
- a CDS encoding PhzF family phenazine biosynthesis protein yields the protein MGVTIYQVDAFTEQPYKGNPAAVCLLEVNRSEEWMQSVAAEMNLSETAFLFPEGDGYRLRWFTPKSEVKLCGHATLASAHILYKEKRLPLNCQARFSTLSGLLTARYYENTGLIELDFPATSVISCEPPYGLVEALGVKPIFVGRSDDDYLIEVASEDEVKKVVPNFVQLLQVSCRGVIVTALSYSDEYDFISRFFAPAVGVNEDPVTGSAHCRLTPYWQAKLGKNEFTAYQASKRGGFLKLAMKGDRVCISGKAVTILKGELVD
- the ddlA gene encoding D-alanine--D-alanine ligase — protein: MKKINLGILFGGRSTEHEVSLQSAKNVIDALDKNKYDITLIGIDKSGRWYLNDSSQFLLNSSNPKLIALNKTNKNVALVLGTESEQLVCVSDIKLRENIDVVFPILHGPYGEDGTVQGLLKLANLPFVGAGVLGSAIGMDKDVTKRLLRDEGVPIARFVVVHAWEREKFNFISTSRELGLPLFIKPANTGSSVGVSKVENETDFENALDKAFEFDNKVLIEEFIQGREIECAVLGNEVPIASGVGEVITQRDFYSYEAKYIDENGALLEIPANIPVKIVEAIQEMATKTFKILCCEGMARVDFFLTKGNKLIVNEVNTIPGFTNISMYPKLWEISGISYSQLIDRLIQLALDRHARDKRLKTSFDELL